The following are encoded together in the Syngnathus typhle isolate RoL2023-S1 ecotype Sweden linkage group LG5, RoL_Styp_1.0, whole genome shotgun sequence genome:
- the LOC133153786 gene encoding long-chain-fatty-acid--CoA ligase ACSBG2-like, protein MAEAVMSNGLTGLDGHHLDRIAEPSALTVESTRKETHRSGASAGATQQAQAEPTAIPLKPQVLAPASLAPAEQLWTTSKQGAVRLRMEESGPAADIPVTVHQMFLGTVEAFGDHPALASKKDGQWETLTWRQYYQQCRTAAKSFMKLGLERYHGVGILGFNAPEWFIANVGCILAGGLATGIYTTNIPAACWEVASTIMANIIVVENQQQLDKILQVKDDLPHLKAIVQYKGELKQRLPSLYTWAEFMRLGEDVPEKDLNDSINSLRVNECCTLIFTSGSTGPPKGVMLSHDNVTWTVQRAGDLVGLRYGEESVVSYLPLSHVAAQLNDMYITMRFAATTYFAEPDALKGSLGTTLKEVKPTAFLGVPRVWEKIQEKMQEAGAKASPFKKSVADWAKAIGLMYNYSAMHGEKRVPWGFTLANQLVFKKVRAALGLERCRILLTGSAPISKETLEYFMSLNMPLLELYGMSESSGPHTVSTNDDFHINSCGKVMPGCKVKLDNQDSEGNGEVCFWGRNVFMGYLNKDDKTKEALDQDGWLHSGDIGRFQRNFLFITGRIKEIIITAGGENVAPVPIENVVKAEVAIISNAMLIGDRKKFLTMLITLKCVVDQEGNPTEQLSQEAINFCRNLGVGATRVSEIIDNKEPGVYKSIQEGIERYNANAVARAQKVQKFVILPRDFSIAGGELGPTMKVRRPIVVQMYQDKIDEMYTEQTQTK, encoded by the exons ATGGCCGAGGCGGTGATGTCAAACGGGCTCACGGGCTTGGATGGACACCATCTGGACAG GATCGCAGAGCCCTCCGCTCTCACCGTCGAGTCCACCAGGAAGGAAACCCACAGGAGTGGAGCCTCAGCTGGAGCAACGCAACAGGCACAAGCAG AGCCCACCGCCATCCCGCTGAAGCCCCAGGTGCTCGCCCCCGCCAGCCTGGCCCCGGCCGAGCAGCTGTGGACCACCAGCAAGCAGGGGGCGGTCCGCTTGCGGATGGAGGAGTCGGGACCGGCCGCCGACATCCCTGTCACAGTGCACCAGATGTTCCTGGGGACGGTGGAGGCTTTCGGGGACCACCCGGCCTTGGCGTCCAAGAAGGACGGACAGTGGGAGACGCTCACGTGGAGGCAGTACTACCAGCAGTGCAGGACGGCGGCAAAGAGCTTCATGAAG ctCGGCCTGGAGCGCTACCACGGGGTGGGCATCCTGGGCTTCAACGCCCCCGAGTGGTTCATCGCCAATGTGGGCTGCATCTTGGCCGG GGGTTTGGCAACAGGCATTTACACCACCAACATACCCGCGGCCTGTTGGGAAGTGGCCAGCACCATCATGGCGAACATTATTGTGGTGGAGAACCAGCAACAGCTGGACAAAATCCTGCAG GTGAAAGATGATCTGCCACATCTCAAAGCCATTGTCCAGTACAAAGGAGAACTGAAGCAGAGGCTCCCCTCCCTTTACACA TGGGCGGAGTTCATGAGGCTGGGTGAGGATGTCCCCGAAAAAGACCTGAACGATTCCATCAACAGCCTCCGTGTCAACGAATGCTGCACTCTCATCTTCACGTCAGGATCCACCGGACCCCCGAAAGGTGTCATGCTGAGCCACGACAAC GTGACCTGGACGGTCCAAAGAGCAGGAGACTTGGTGGGCCTGCGCTACGGCGAGGAGTCAGTGGTCAGCTACTTGCCTCTCAGCCACGTGGCGGCTCAGCTCAATGACATGTACATCACCATGAGGTTCGCAGCCACCACGTATTTCGCCGAGCCCGATGCCCtcaag gGATCCTTGGGAACCACGTTGAAGGAGGTCAAGCCCACCGCATTCCTAGGTGTCCCTCGCGTTTGGGAGAAGATACAGGAGAAAATGCAAGAGGCCGGCGCTAAGGCGAGCCCGTTCAAGAAGAGCGTGGCCGACTGGGCCAAGGCCATCGGACTCATGTACAACTACAGCGCCATGCACGG GGAAAAGCGCGTGCCATGGGGCTTCACCTTGGCTAACCAGCTGGTGTTCAAGAAGGTCCGAGCGGCGCTGGGCCTGGAGCGCTGCCGGATCTTGTTAACTGGGTCGGCCCCCATCTCCAAGGAGACCCTGGAGTACTTCATGAGCCTCAACATGCCCCTCTTGGAACTGTACGGCATGAGCGAGAGCTCCGGCCCGCACACTGTCTCCACTAACGATGACTTTCACATCAACAG CTGCGGGAAGGTGATGCCAGGCTGCAAGGTGAAGCTGGACAACCAGGACTCGGAAGGCAACGGGGAGGTCTGCTTCTGGGGGCGCAACGTCTTCATGGGCTACCTCAACAAGGACGACAAGACCAAAGAGGCGCTAGACCAGGACGGTTGGCTGCACTCCGGAGACATTGGAAGGTTCCAGCGAAACTTCCTTTTCATCACTGGAAGGATTAAAG AGATCATTATTACCGCTGGCGGCGAGAATGTGGCTCCAGTCCCCATCGAGAATGTGGTGAAGGCAGAGGTGGCCATCATCAGCAACGCAATGCTAATCGGAGACAGGAAGAAGTTCCTCACCATGCTCATCACGCTCAAA TGCGTCGTGGACCAAGAGGGCAACCCCACAGAGCAGCTGAGCCAAGAGGCCATCAACTTCTGCCGCAATCTTGGCGTAGGCGCTACCAGGGTGTCGGAGATCATTGATAACAAGGAGCCTGGCGTCTACAAATCCATTCAGGAGGGCATAGAGCGATACAACGCCAATGCCGTCGCCAGAGCGCAGAAGGTACAGAAGTTTGTCATCCTGCCAAGAGACTTCTCCATCGCGGGAGGAGAGCTTG GGCCCACCATGAAAGTGCGGAGGCCAATCGTCGTCCAAATGTACCAAGACAAAATCGATGAGATGTACACTGAGCAGACGCAAACAAAATAA